The Nocardioides zeae genome includes the window TCTTCCGCGGCTACCACGACGCCCCGGAGAAGTCCGCGGAGCGGTTCACGCCGGACGGCCGCTGGTACCTCTCCGGCGACATCGGCCGGGTCGACGAGGACGGCCACTTCTTCTTCGCGTCCCGCGACGACGACGTCATCCTCGCCTCCGGCTACCGCATCGGGCCCTTCGACGTGGAGAGCGTGCTCGTCACGCACCCCTCGGTCGTCGACGTCGCCGTCGTCGGCAAGCCCGACGAGGTGCGCGGCGAGGCGGTGACCGCCTACGTCGTGCTCGCCCCCGGCGCGGTGGCCGGTGACGAGCTCGCGGTCGAGCTGCAGCAGCTGGTGCGCAACCAGTACTCCGCCCACGCCTACCCGCGCGTCGTGCACTTCGTCGAGGAGCTGCCGAAGACGCCCAGCGGGAAGGTGCAGCGCTACCTGCTGCGCCAGCGGCAGGACTGATCTCCCCGGGTGGTCGGGGCATGGACGCCGGCCACCCGGGGTGACCAGCGGCGCGATCCGAGCCCAGAACTGTGCGGCTGCGACGGTCTCGCCCCGGGCGAGGCTGTCGCAACGTCCCAGTTCGTCGGGCGTGTGGTGTCGACCCGGACCGGTGCGGGGAGGGACGACCCTCGACGTCACGGCGCCGCGAGTCCTGCGGAACGGGCGCAGCTCTGCCCGGCAGGCAACTGCATCCGTTCCGCAGGACGTACGGCGCGGCTAGAGCTCCACGCCGTCGGCCCGCAAGGTCTCCTGGGCGACGCGGAAGGCGGCTGCGGCGGCGGCCGTGCCGCAGTGCACGGACGCCTGCAGGAAGACCTCGGCCAGCTCCTCCACGGTCAGGCCGTTGCGCAGTGCCGCGCGCACGTGCGTCGCCAGCTCGTCGTGGTCGCGCTGGGCGACGAGGGTGGAGAGCGCGACCAGGGAGCGCGAGCGACGGTCGAGGCCGGGGCGCGCCCAGACGGAGCCCCAGGCGTACTGCGTCACCAGGTCGTCGAAGTCCCGCGTGAACGCCGTCGGTGCGGCACCGGCACCGTCGAGGTGGTCGTCGCCCAGCACCTGCCGACGTACGACCGCGCCGGCGGCCGCGCGCTGCGACTCGGTGATGACGGCGCCCTGCTTCAGGTGGGCGCGCAGCAGGTCCGCGACCTCGGCGGGGGCCTCCGCGGGGGCGAGGTGGGCGACGCCGTCGAGCACCACCGTGCGGCCGTCGGCCACCAAGGCGGCGATCGTCTCGAGGTCGGAGGGCGGGGTGGGCTCGTCGGCCGCCCCGGCCACCGCGAGGACCGGGACGCGGATCGCGCCCAACCGGTCCCGCACGTCGAACGCCGCGAGCGCCTTGCAGACAGCGGCGTAGCCGGCCGTGTCCGTCTCCTCGAGCGACGCGAGGAGCGCCCGGCCGACCTCCGGCTCGCGCTCGAGGAAGCCGGGGGCGAACCACCGCTTCGCCGAGCCCTCGACCATCGTGGCCGTGCCGAAGGCCCGCACCATCGCGGCCCTCTCGTGCCAGCCGTCGGGTGTGCCGATCTTCGCGCCGGTGCAGATCAGGGCGGCTGCCGCGACCCGCTCGGGCGCGTCGAGGAGCAGCTGCAGGCCCACGGCGCCGCCGACCGAGACGCCGGCGTAGACGAACGTCCCGCTCGCCTCGCCGCGCTCCCGCAGGAGGCGCTCGGCGAAGGCGAGGACGCCCCCGGCCAGCTCCGCCATGGTGAAGCCGTCGGCCGGCGCCGGGCTCGTGCCGTGCCCCGGCAGGTCCCAGCCGACCACGTGGTGGTCCGCGGCGAGCAGCGCCGCGCTCCGCTCCCAGAGCGCGGTCGCGGAGGTGCCGAGGGACGGGCCGAGCAGCAGCAGAGGGCCGTTGCCGGCCTCGCTCAGCTCGACGCCGTCGATGACGGGGACGCTCATGGGCGGGTCCTGTTCTGCACGATCTGGTCGGTGATGCCGAGGTACGACGAGGGGCCGCCGTCATCGGCAGCATTCTCCCCACCCGTTCCGGCGACCTCGACGAGACCCCGCACGGCGTCGCGCTCGGCCAGCAGCGCACCGGCCGCGCGGGCGCGCTCGCGCATGGCGACGACGTCGACCTGGAGGCCCGCGACCAGCTCGGA containing:
- the pcaDC gene encoding bifunctional 3-oxoadipate enol-lactonase/4-carboxymuconolactone decarboxylase PcaDC, with the protein product MSVPVIDGVELSEAGNGPLLLLGPSLGTSATALWERSAALLAADHHVVGWDLPGHGTSPAPADGFTMAELAGGVLAFAERLLRERGEASGTFVYAGVSVGGAVGLQLLLDAPERVAAAALICTGAKIGTPDGWHERAAMVRAFGTATMVEGSAKRWFAPGFLEREPEVGRALLASLEETDTAGYAAVCKALAAFDVRDRLGAIRVPVLAVAGAADEPTPPSDLETIAALVADGRTVVLDGVAHLAPAEAPAEVADLLRAHLKQGAVITESQRAAAGAVVRRQVLGDDHLDGAGAAPTAFTRDFDDLVTQYAWGSVWARPGLDRRSRSLVALSTLVAQRDHDELATHVRAALRNGLTVEELAEVFLQASVHCGTAAAAAAFRVAQETLRADGVEL